The following coding sequences lie in one Bacillus rossius redtenbacheri isolate Brsri chromosome 13, Brsri_v3, whole genome shotgun sequence genomic window:
- the LOC134538509 gene encoding uncharacterized protein LOC134538509 — translation MSSRPILSRPRRTKVYDCNYDMGERYYRPVVDGLDRKYGGGGGASLLDGELFAPAPRRSLLREASPPRARRPASALLDEHDAVFDSRGRALGPLGDDADREFDASLKRIKDSRAASRAAFREEVESVTRDSFADKMLGSVGLRAAADEDSVLKRRVLKVSTEEELEAPSLTKWSALKTARREADDLGGAAEARARKSRARLADLDAEMEDMAERSAARDKRSADLRAFMAEAEAVGSRQEAGSTVRVRAVKTEKKVTF, via the coding sequence ATGTCCAGCAGGCCCATCCTGAGCCGGCCGCGGCGCACCAAGGTGTACGACTGCAACTACGACATGGGCGAGCGCTACTACCGGCCCGTGGTGGACGGCCTGGACCGCAAgtacggcggcggcggcggcgcctcGCTGCTGGACGGTGAGCTGTTCGCGCCGGCGCCGCGACGCTCGCTGCTGCGCGAGGCCAGCCCGCCGCGGGCGAGGCGCCCGGCCTCGGCGCTGCTCGACGAGCACGACGCCGTGTTCGATAGCCGCGGGCGCGCGCTGGGTCCTCTCGGCGACGACGCCGACCGAGAGTTCGACGCGTCGCTGAAGCGCATCAAGGACTCGCGCGCCGCTTCCCGGGCCGCCTTCCGCGAGGAGGTGGAGTCCGTCACGCGCGACAGCTTCGCGGACAAGATGCTGGGCAGCGTGGGGCTGCGGGCGGCCGCCGACGAGGACTCCGTCCTGAAGAGGCGCGTGCTCAAGGTCTCGACGGAGGAGGAGCTGGAGGCGCCGTCGCTGACCAAGTGGTCGGCGCTGAAGACGGCGCGGCGCGAAGCGGATGACCTCGGAGGCGCGGCGGAGGCGCGCGCCAGGAAGTCGCGGGCGCGCCTCGCCGACCTGGACGCCGAGATGGAGGACATGGCGGAGCGGTCCGCGGCGCGCGACAAGCGCTCCGCCGACCTGCGCGCCTTCATGGCCGAGGCGGAGGCCGTCGGCTCGCGGCAGGAGGCCGGCAGCACCGTCCGGGTGCGCGCCGTCAAGACGGAGAAGAAGGTCACCTTCTGA